The following proteins come from a genomic window of Geomonas sp. RF6:
- a CDS encoding tetratricopeptide repeat protein → MTLSAATLFAEGNTFFREGKFQEAVDRYRAALEREPLFAEAHFNLGCALDRGGDPASALPHFMQAVSLRRDWGEARFNLGCTLARLGKVQEALPQLQAAAAISPANPGIRNNLGLTLSLLGRNEEAEAAFLEALRLDPRYAQAHNNLSVLYERFGRTSEAITAAEGALRLNPAFPEALNSLANALKAQGRAQDALPLYREALRINPQFLKAHSSLLFALNYPAGIPGEAILAEHRAFGDACTRPFQPHSNDPDPQRKIRLGYLSADFRDHAVARFIEPVLKNHDRSAFQLFCYANVCAPDRHTEYLSRLSEHWRDISHLSDTETERLIRDDGIDILVDLSGHTAGNRLPLFGRKPAPVQVTWIGYPQTTGLSAIDYRITDEICDPIGLTDRLHTERLLRLPGAFTCFEPVPDAPEVGPLPALKTGTVTFGSFNNPAKITPETVALWCTVLRAIPTSRIVVKGYSLADAGTRRRLVELFACEGISSSRLILMGNTPTYAEHLALYRTVDIALDSYPYNGTTTTCEALWMGVPVVSLCGGEHRSRVGATLLSAVGLPFLVAGSAEEFRDAAVSLGGNLEQLGELRASLREMMAASPLLDAPTFARKVEKAFRGIWEEWCGRGKVMQTTPAPLPPRDLVTAGEGYLAQGLLDEALRSFLVALEDPLTGSRALPWLEKTFNAVREEELAEELDRCAAAVGGERTPPNRCTIASDTLLRIARALLQRGLITSADLLCRHLLERDGESAPLHRAVGDVARELGEDGYAARHYGKAVELGDGSTGTAIALLKAREAERCKGGRSAQNGFLLIKAWGYGFWSDVSHLLGALLLAEITGRTPVVHWGGNSLFSDVPAGNAFETFFAPLSPVSLHDLSRSARSFFPGKWHAGNLAQEGVNVWSGAGSRLSALHALGRREEVVVSDFHFSVNDLVPWIPPGHRLYGNDPDSLCRDLFQRYLTVRPEIAAEVEDFHRRRMAGLTLLAVHARGGDKGGEDPNLERLNALYPPYIDRFLASHPEARLFLITDDDTLLARFSGRYGERIIHGDAVRTANGQGVHYQHGTSRYRLGKEVLVDVLLALRCDAFIGNGLSNVSCAVAQLKDWQGRSTLLGARLDRLRAFTMYGS, encoded by the coding sequence GTGACCCTTTCGGCAGCCACACTCTTCGCCGAAGGAAACACCTTCTTCAGGGAAGGGAAGTTTCAAGAAGCCGTCGACCGCTACCGTGCGGCGCTGGAGCGGGAGCCCCTCTTTGCGGAGGCGCATTTCAACCTGGGGTGCGCGCTCGACCGGGGGGGCGACCCTGCATCCGCCCTCCCCCACTTCATGCAGGCGGTCTCGCTGCGGCGCGACTGGGGGGAGGCACGCTTCAACCTCGGCTGCACCCTCGCCCGCCTCGGCAAGGTGCAGGAAGCCCTTCCCCAGTTGCAGGCCGCCGCCGCGATCTCGCCGGCAAATCCGGGGATCCGCAACAACCTGGGGCTCACCCTGTCGCTCCTCGGGAGAAACGAAGAGGCCGAAGCCGCTTTCCTTGAGGCACTGCGCCTCGATCCGCGGTACGCCCAGGCGCACAACAACCTCTCGGTGCTCTACGAGCGCTTCGGCAGGACAAGCGAGGCGATCACCGCCGCCGAGGGCGCGCTGCGGCTGAACCCCGCCTTTCCCGAGGCGCTGAACAGCCTGGCGAACGCCCTGAAGGCGCAGGGGCGAGCCCAGGATGCCCTCCCGCTGTACCGCGAGGCGTTGAGGATCAACCCGCAGTTTCTGAAGGCGCACAGCTCACTCCTTTTTGCCCTCAACTACCCGGCGGGTATCCCCGGGGAGGCGATACTTGCCGAGCACCGCGCCTTCGGCGACGCCTGCACCCGACCTTTCCAGCCGCACAGCAACGACCCCGATCCGCAGCGCAAGATCCGCCTCGGCTACCTCTCGGCCGACTTCCGGGATCACGCGGTCGCACGCTTCATCGAACCTGTGCTGAAAAACCACGACCGCAGCGCCTTCCAGCTCTTCTGCTACGCCAATGTCTGCGCCCCCGACCGGCACACCGAATACCTCTCCCGCCTGTCGGAGCACTGGCGCGACATCTCGCACCTTTCCGACACCGAAACGGAGCGGCTGATCCGCGACGATGGCATCGACATCCTGGTCGACCTCTCCGGGCACACAGCCGGGAACCGGCTCCCCCTCTTCGGCCGCAAGCCCGCGCCGGTGCAGGTCACCTGGATCGGCTACCCCCAGACGACGGGGCTTTCCGCCATCGACTACCGCATCACCGACGAGATCTGCGACCCCATCGGTCTGACGGACCGTCTGCACACCGAAAGGCTGCTGCGCCTGCCGGGCGCCTTCACCTGCTTCGAGCCCGTGCCCGACGCCCCGGAGGTCGGCCCCCTCCCGGCGCTGAAGACAGGAACCGTTACCTTCGGCTCCTTCAACAACCCGGCGAAGATCACACCGGAGACGGTCGCCCTCTGGTGCACGGTGCTGCGCGCCATCCCCACCTCCCGGATCGTCGTGAAAGGGTATTCCCTCGCCGACGCCGGGACGAGGCGGAGGCTGGTGGAGCTCTTTGCCTGCGAAGGGATCTCCTCTTCGCGCCTCATCCTCATGGGGAACACCCCCACCTACGCGGAGCACCTCGCCCTCTACCGCACGGTGGACATCGCCCTCGACAGCTACCCCTACAACGGCACCACCACGACGTGCGAAGCGCTCTGGATGGGGGTGCCGGTCGTTTCGCTCTGCGGCGGTGAGCATCGCTCGCGGGTAGGGGCGACGCTGCTTTCGGCGGTCGGGCTCCCCTTTCTGGTGGCAGGTTCGGCGGAGGAATTCAGAGACGCCGCGGTCTCGCTCGGTGGAAACCTGGAGCAACTCGGCGAGCTGCGCGCTTCGCTTCGGGAAATGATGGCGGCCTCCCCCCTCCTCGACGCCCCCACCTTCGCACGAAAGGTGGAGAAGGCATTCCGCGGGATCTGGGAAGAGTGGTGCGGGAGGGGGAAGGTCATGCAGACGACCCCAGCGCCGCTCCCCCCCCGCGATCTTGTAACAGCCGGGGAGGGTTATCTCGCGCAAGGCCTGCTCGACGAGGCGCTGCGCTCCTTCCTGGTGGCTCTCGAAGACCCGCTCACGGGATCGCGGGCGCTCCCGTGGCTGGAAAAGACTTTCAACGCAGTGAGGGAAGAGGAACTTGCCGAGGAGTTGGACCGTTGCGCCGCTGCGGTCGGGGGGGAACGCACCCCCCCGAACCGCTGCACGATCGCCTCCGACACCTTGCTGCGCATCGCACGGGCACTTCTCCAGCGCGGCCTTATTACCTCTGCAGATCTCCTGTGCCGCCACCTCCTGGAACGGGACGGGGAGTCGGCCCCCCTGCACCGTGCCGTCGGGGATGTGGCACGGGAGCTCGGTGAAGACGGGTACGCTGCAAGGCACTACGGGAAAGCGGTCGAGCTCGGCGATGGCAGCACCGGCACCGCCATCGCCCTTCTGAAGGCGCGCGAGGCAGAGCGCTGCAAGGGGGGGCGCTCCGCGCAGAACGGCTTTCTCCTCATCAAGGCGTGGGGGTACGGGTTCTGGTCCGACGTGAGCCACCTCCTCGGCGCCCTCCTCCTGGCGGAGATCACCGGCCGGACCCCCGTCGTGCACTGGGGAGGCAACAGTCTTTTCAGCGACGTCCCGGCAGGAAACGCCTTCGAAACCTTTTTTGCACCGCTCTCCCCGGTGTCGCTCCACGACCTCTCCCGCAGCGCCCGCTCCTTTTTTCCTGGAAAGTGGCATGCGGGGAACCTGGCTCAGGAAGGGGTGAACGTCTGGAGCGGGGCGGGCTCGCGCCTCTCCGCGCTGCACGCCCTCGGCCGGCGCGAGGAGGTGGTGGTAAGCGACTTCCACTTCTCGGTGAACGACCTGGTGCCGTGGATTCCCCCCGGCCACCGGCTCTACGGCAACGATCCCGACTCGCTGTGCCGCGATCTCTTCCAGCGCTACCTCACGGTGCGGCCGGAGATCGCCGCGGAGGTGGAGGATTTCCACCGGCGCCGCATGGCGGGGCTCACCCTGCTGGCGGTCCACGCGCGCGGCGGGGACAAGGGTGGGGAAGACCCCAATCTGGAGCGGCTGAACGCGCTCTACCCCCCCTACATAGACCGCTTCCTCGCCTCCCACCCCGAGGCACGCCTATTCCTCATTACGGACGACGACACCCTATTGGCCCGCTTTTCGGGGAGATACGGGGAGAGAATCATCCACGGCGACGCGGTGAGGACGGCGAACGGCCAGGGGGTGCACTACCAGCACGGAACGAGCCGCTATCGCCTCGGGAAGGAGGTCCTGGTGGACGTCCTCCTGGCGCTGCGCTGCGACGCCTTTATCGGGAACGGCCTCTCGAACGTGTCGTGCGCGGTCGCGCAGCTCAAGGATTGGCAGGGAAGATCGACACTGCTCGGCGCGCGCCTGGACCGGCTGCGCGCCTTCACGATGTACGGGAGTTAG